The Thiosulfativibrio zosterae genome has a window encoding:
- the rpoD gene encoding RNA polymerase sigma factor RpoD, whose product MTRVERKQQLIDLIDRAKELGYLTFSDVNDVLPDDIEEDQLGQILTILRDFGIQLFDSAPDADELLTKEGETFDESAAEAAILALADVDAEFGRTTDPVRMYMREMGSVELLTREGEIDIAKRIELNIRDMLEALAKYPMSAISFTSNFTKIDDGEGKIADFIQGFIRPEDLVDIPVEELSPDSDNTEPKEDGINPEELQAFIDEMMRVSEVAVKAEEKYGYSDPKAVKKRMEVVALFQTVKLSPIFINRSIKGIKNKVGQIREQEKVIVNLVMREIGVPRTSFLGLFVGNETKADLIDNMIAAHPDKAEALEAARSEIKRSQKRLIMIEKAEKMPISFYKEIYKSLSKSETKARAAKREMIEANLRLVISIAKKYTNRGLQFLDLIQEGNIGLMKAVDKFEYRRGYKFSTYATWWIRQAITRSIADQARTIRIPVHMIETINKLNRIQRQLLQKMGREPTPEELAEEMEMPEDKIRKVMKIAKEPISMETPVGDDEDSSLGDFIEDSNILSPQEAADLEGMSETTREMLNTLTPREAKVLRMRFGLGMNTDHTLEEVGKQFDVTRERIRQIEAKALRKLRHPSRAEKLKSFLD is encoded by the coding sequence ATGACAAGAGTTGAAAGAAAACAACAGTTAATCGATTTAATTGATAGAGCCAAGGAACTCGGGTACTTAACCTTTTCCGATGTTAACGATGTGTTGCCCGATGATATTGAAGAAGATCAGTTAGGCCAAATTTTAACGATTTTGCGTGATTTCGGTATCCAGCTGTTTGATTCTGCACCAGACGCAGACGAGTTATTGACCAAAGAAGGCGAAACCTTTGACGAGTCAGCAGCAGAAGCCGCCATTTTAGCGCTGGCTGATGTTGATGCAGAATTTGGTCGCACCACTGATCCTGTGCGTATGTATATGCGTGAAATGGGTTCTGTTGAATTATTAACTCGCGAAGGCGAAATCGATATTGCCAAGCGTATCGAACTTAATATTCGTGATATGTTAGAAGCGTTGGCAAAATACCCCATGTCTGCCATCAGCTTTACCTCAAACTTCACTAAAATTGACGACGGTGAAGGCAAGATTGCTGACTTTATTCAAGGTTTTATTCGCCCAGAAGATTTAGTGGATATTCCAGTTGAAGAGCTTTCTCCAGATTCAGACAATACCGAGCCGAAAGAAGACGGTATAAACCCAGAAGAGTTGCAGGCATTTATTGATGAAATGATGCGTGTTTCGGAAGTGGCTGTGAAAGCCGAAGAGAAGTACGGGTACTCAGATCCTAAAGCGGTCAAAAAGCGTATGGAGGTGGTTGCACTTTTCCAAACCGTTAAATTGTCACCAATTTTTATTAACCGTTCGATTAAGGGTATTAAAAATAAAGTTGGCCAAATTCGTGAACAAGAAAAAGTAATTGTTAATTTGGTTATGCGCGAAATCGGTGTGCCAAGAACCAGCTTCTTAGGTTTGTTTGTGGGCAATGAAACCAAAGCAGACTTAATCGACAACATGATTGCCGCGCACCCAGATAAAGCAGAAGCCCTAGAAGCGGCGCGCTCTGAAATTAAGCGTTCACAAAAGCGTTTAATCATGATAGAAAAAGCTGAAAAAATGCCAATCAGCTTTTATAAAGAAATTTATAAGTCACTTAGCAAATCAGAAACCAAAGCCCGTGCCGCTAAGCGCGAGATGATTGAAGCCAACTTGCGTTTGGTAATCTCTATCGCCAAAAAATACACCAACCGCGGTTTACAGTTCTTAGATTTAATTCAAGAGGGTAACATTGGTTTGATGAAAGCGGTTGATAAATTTGAATACCGTCGCGGTTACAAGTTTTCAACCTATGCTACCTGGTGGATTCGTCAGGCAATCACGCGTTCAATTGCAGACCAAGCCAGAACCATTCGTATTCCGGTACATATGATTGAAACCATTAATAAACTCAATCGTATTCAGCGTCAGTTGTTGCAAAAAATGGGTCGTGAACCCACGCCAGAAGAATTGGCTGAAGAAATGGAAATGCCTGAAGATAAAATTCGCAAGGTCATGAAAATTGCCAAAGAACCCATTTCTATGGAAACCCCAGTGGGTGACGATGAAGATTCTTCACTAGGCGATTTTATTGAAGACTCTAATATTCTGTCACCACAAGAGGCGGCAGACTTAGAAGGTATGAGTGAAACCACGCGTGAAATGTTAAACACCTTAACGCCACGCGAAGCCAAAGTATTGCGTATGCGTTTTGGTTTGGGCATGAACACTGACCACACGCTCGAAGAAGTGGGCAAACAATTTGATGTCACGCGTGAGCGTATTCGTCAAATCGAAGCCAAAGCCTTGCGCAAATTGCGTCATCCCAGTCGTGCAGAAAAACTTAAAAGTTTCTTAGATTAA
- a CDS encoding porin — translation MKKNIIALAIASAIAAPVVMADAPTVYGQINMSIDAVTDAGMTVGSNASRFGIKGSEDLGNGLKAVYKIEWEADIAGGTGATTGASALKDRNAYAGLAGSFGTVLMGRHDTPMKMAQPTDTFNDGFGDNKPMGGKLGMAGAAGEVRAANVLAYVSPSFGGVTIAAAGVSPDVVGKDTALTNAYSIAAMYGSTKSGLFLSGAYNAFDAKLTGTKTYTEMRLAAQYAVAGLMGNVTYFSADDGISGDAASEGSTIQMNLSYEMGDITPKIKYSMVDYKAAGSDGSSLGLGLDYAMGKKTTAYVEYVAMDKNMATTFSAGKDSSAVSVGLLHKF, via the coding sequence ATGAAAAAGAATATTATTGCTCTAGCTATCGCTTCTGCTATCGCTGCTCCAGTTGTAATGGCTGATGCTCCTACTGTTTACGGTCAAATCAATATGTCTATCGATGCAGTAACTGATGCTGGTATGACTGTTGGTTCAAATGCTTCACGTTTCGGTATCAAAGGTTCAGAAGACTTAGGTAACGGCTTGAAAGCAGTTTATAAGATCGAATGGGAAGCTGATATTGCTGGTGGTACTGGCGCTACTACTGGTGCTTCTGCGCTTAAAGATCGTAATGCTTACGCTGGTTTAGCAGGTTCTTTCGGTACTGTATTAATGGGTCGCCATGATACGCCAATGAAAATGGCTCAACCTACTGATACATTTAACGATGGTTTTGGTGATAACAAGCCAATGGGTGGTAAGTTAGGTATGGCTGGTGCAGCTGGTGAAGTTCGTGCTGCTAACGTTTTAGCTTACGTTTCTCCATCTTTTGGTGGTGTAACCATTGCTGCTGCAGGCGTTTCTCCAGATGTAGTTGGTAAAGATACAGCTCTTACAAATGCTTACTCTATTGCTGCAATGTATGGTTCGACTAAGTCTGGTTTATTTTTGTCTGGTGCATACAATGCATTTGATGCAAAATTAACTGGTACTAAGACATATACAGAAATGCGTTTGGCTGCTCAATATGCAGTTGCTGGTTTAATGGGTAACGTTACTTACTTCTCAGCTGATGATGGTATCTCTGGTGATGCAGCTTCTGAAGGTTCTACAATTCAGATGAATCTTTCTTATGAAATGGGTGATATTACTCCAAAAATCAAATATTCAATGGTTGATTATAAGGCAGCTGGTTCTGACGGATCTTCATTGGGTCTTGGTCTAGACTATGCAATGGGTAAAAAGACAACTGCATATGTTGAATATGTAGCAATGGATAAAAACATGGCAACTACATTCTCTGCTGGTAAAGATTCTTCAGCAGTATCAGTTGGTTTATTGCACAAGTTTTAA
- a CDS encoding DUF1640 domain-containing protein: MGLFALIGLTFLWDNKSIDLEVIFMATVISTHKLFNALKESGFPETQANAVINTIETMQDARFEEVVTKADLYKVEAEIKSDLKLLHWGVALILAVIALPYLKTMF, translated from the coding sequence TTGGGGCTTTTTGCATTGATAGGTTTGACTTTTTTGTGGGATAATAAATCAATTGATTTAGAGGTTATTTTTATGGCAACTGTTATTAGCACCCACAAATTATTTAATGCACTTAAAGAGTCAGGTTTTCCTGAGACGCAAGCAAATGCCGTTATTAATACCATAGAAACGATGCAAGATGCGCGATTCGAAGAGGTTGTTACTAAGGCAGATTTATACAAAGTAGAGGCTGAAATAAAATCAGACTTAAAATTGTTACACTGGGGTGTGGCTTTAATTCTTGCAGTAA